A single window of Pectobacterium parmentieri DNA harbors:
- a CDS encoding NADH:flavin oxidoreductase/NADH oxidase, which translates to MSALFQPFKLKDITLRNRIAVPPMCTYSANDGLINEWHQVHYASLARGGAGLVIVEATAVAPEGRISPRCTGIWNDEQAQAFAKVAKSIKDAGSVPGIQIAHAGRKASANVPWEGDDHIPAGDSRGWQTIAPSAAPFGANLPKQPQEMTLEDIARVRDDFVAAARRALEAGFEWLELHFAHGYLAQSFFSVHSNKRNDQYGGSFDNRSRFLLETLAAVRDVWPQHLPLTARFGVIEFDGRDEETLQESIELTRRFKAAGLDMLSVSIGFSTPEATIPWAPAFMGPIAQQVREQADLPVSSAWGFGTPELAEQAVASGQLDLVMVGKAHLANPHWSYLAARELGIDRASWTLPTPYAHWLERY; encoded by the coding sequence ATGTCCGCACTGTTTCAACCCTTCAAACTGAAAGACATTACGCTACGTAACCGCATCGCCGTTCCACCAATGTGTACCTATTCCGCGAATGATGGCCTGATCAATGAATGGCATCAGGTGCATTATGCATCGCTGGCACGCGGTGGAGCGGGGTTGGTTATCGTGGAAGCGACGGCTGTGGCGCCAGAAGGCCGTATTTCTCCGCGCTGTACCGGAATTTGGAATGATGAGCAGGCGCAGGCGTTTGCCAAGGTCGCCAAATCTATTAAGGATGCGGGCTCCGTGCCGGGTATCCAGATTGCGCACGCTGGACGTAAAGCCAGCGCTAACGTTCCCTGGGAAGGCGATGACCATATTCCCGCAGGCGATTCGCGCGGTTGGCAGACGATTGCCCCTTCTGCCGCGCCGTTCGGTGCGAATTTACCCAAGCAGCCGCAGGAAATGACGCTGGAAGATATCGCTCGCGTTCGTGATGACTTTGTCGCTGCCGCTCGCCGTGCGTTGGAGGCTGGGTTTGAATGGCTGGAGTTGCACTTTGCGCACGGCTATCTGGCACAGAGTTTCTTCTCCGTTCACTCTAACAAACGCAACGATCAGTACGGTGGCAGTTTTGACAACCGTAGCCGTTTCCTGCTGGAAACGCTGGCTGCCGTTCGCGATGTATGGCCACAGCACCTGCCGCTGACCGCCCGTTTCGGCGTGATTGAATTTGACGGTCGCGATGAAGAAACGCTGCAAGAATCTATCGAACTGACGCGTCGTTTCAAAGCTGCAGGGTTGGATATGCTGAGCGTCAGCATCGGTTTCTCCACGCCGGAAGCGACTATTCCGTGGGCACCTGCTTTTATGGGACCGATTGCTCAGCAGGTGCGTGAACAGGCCGATCTTCCTGTGTCCTCCGCTTGGGGCTTTGGGACGCCGGAACTGGCTGAGCAAGCGGTGGCATCAGGCCAGTTGGATCTGGTGATGGTAGGGAAAGCGCATTTGGCG
- a CDS encoding ArsR/SmtB family transcription factor has protein sequence MRPFKHPSPEEFTLERVLYALSDPLRLAIVRCLSVQEEATCSELDGGRPKSSVSHHFRVLRDSGLLHTSNSGTTHINRLRRSEMQQRFPGLLDAILSQAAE, from the coding sequence ATGAGACCTTTTAAGCATCCATCCCCTGAAGAATTTACTCTTGAGCGCGTCCTGTATGCCTTGAGCGATCCGCTGCGCCTGGCCATCGTGCGCTGTTTATCCGTTCAAGAGGAAGCGACGTGTAGCGAACTCGATGGCGGCCGCCCAAAATCTAGCGTGTCGCACCATTTTCGCGTATTGCGCGATTCGGGTCTGCTGCATACCAGCAACAGCGGCACTACGCACATCAACCGACTGCGCCGCAGCGAAATGCAACAGCGCTTCCCTGGTCTGCTCGACGCCATTCTGTCTCAAGCGGCGGAATAA
- a CDS encoding 1,2-dihydroxy-3-keto-5-methylthiopentene dioxygenase codes for MTTLAIYHRPHITQPVQQLTAFNDIAALLASAGIQLEHWQTEAPPFGASSETILTQYHADIERLKQQEGYTSADVISLTPDHAERKALREKFLQEHTHSEDEVRFFVHGSGAFFVPIGEQVFQLTCEAGDLLRVPANTPHWFDCGEFPDFVAIRIFTNPEGWVGHFTGRETFH; via the coding sequence ATGACAACACTCGCGATTTACCACCGTCCACACATCACACAGCCCGTTCAGCAACTCACCGCGTTTAATGACATCGCCGCACTGCTTGCTAGCGCTGGAATTCAGCTAGAACACTGGCAGACCGAAGCGCCTCCGTTCGGTGCCAGCAGCGAAACCATTTTGACGCAGTATCATGCCGATATTGAACGTCTTAAGCAGCAAGAAGGCTACACCTCAGCCGACGTGATTAGCCTGACGCCAGACCACGCAGAGAGAAAGGCGCTACGGGAAAAGTTTCTTCAGGAACATACCCATAGCGAAGATGAAGTGCGCTTTTTTGTGCATGGTAGCGGCGCGTTTTTCGTGCCGATTGGCGAGCAGGTTTTCCAACTGACCTGTGAAGCAGGCGATCTCTTACGCGTCCCTGCCAACACGCCGCACTGGTTTGACTGTGGTGAATTTCCTGATTTTGTCGCGATCCGCATTTTTACCAATCCAGAAGGCTGGGTTGGGCACTTTACCGGACGGGAGACGTTTCACTAA
- a CDS encoding DUF1456 family protein, giving the protein MMNNDVLRSVRYMLNFNNDHLLKILALVEMTVPPQQLASYVRKEGEEGYQPCPDIVMSYFLNGLILQKRGQDENQPAPQFERKMTNNIILKKLRVAFSLKTDDIQAILMAQNFRISVPEVTAMMRAPDHKNYRTCGDQVIRYFLKGLTARVKG; this is encoded by the coding sequence ATGATGAACAACGATGTCCTGCGCAGCGTGCGCTATATGCTGAATTTCAATAATGACCACCTGCTGAAGATCCTGGCGCTGGTGGAGATGACCGTCCCTCCCCAGCAGTTGGCGAGCTACGTCAGAAAAGAGGGGGAGGAAGGCTACCAGCCTTGCCCGGACATCGTGATGAGTTATTTCCTGAATGGGTTGATTCTGCAAAAGCGCGGTCAAGATGAGAACCAACCTGCACCACAGTTTGAACGCAAGATGACGAATAACATTATCCTGAAAAAGCTGCGCGTCGCCTTTTCACTAAAAACGGATGATATTCAGGCGATCCTCATGGCACAAAATTTTCGTATTTCAGTGCCGGAAGTCACCGCGATGATGCGCGCCCCTGACCACAAAAACTACCGCACCTGCGGCGATCAGGTGATCCGCTACTTTTTGAAAGGGCTGACTGCACGGGTCAAAGGCTAA
- a CDS encoding Rpn family recombination-promoting nuclease/putative transposase, with the protein MPSHDAIFKQFFSDIAVARDFLTIHLPDSIRERCDFNTLQLESASFIDEKLRARISDVLYSLHTSVGKGYIYCVIEHQSRPEKQMAFRLLRYCLAAMQQHLDQGHDRLPLVVPLLFYHGRSRPYPYSLRWLDSFADPVLAQTLYEQPFPLVDLTVMPDDEIRTHRRMALLELVQKHIRTRDMLELAREIGLLFERWAVPLTQRRALLFYIAQVGNTSKPADFIDALAAPLSIGQEDIMTIAEQLKKMGFDEGIQRGIQQGLAQGLEQGIEQGMKNSARQIARHLLLTGMDKNSVQQATQLETEELEQLVTAIQHDTQH; encoded by the coding sequence ATGCCATCGCATGATGCGATCTTCAAACAGTTTTTCAGCGATATCGCGGTCGCACGGGATTTTCTGACTATCCATCTACCGGATAGCATCCGTGAGCGATGTGATTTCAACACGCTGCAACTAGAGTCTGCGTCGTTTATCGATGAAAAACTGCGTGCGCGGATATCGGACGTGTTGTACTCACTGCACACCTCGGTGGGTAAAGGATACATTTACTGTGTGATCGAACACCAAAGTCGCCCAGAAAAGCAGATGGCTTTCCGGCTGCTGCGCTATTGCCTGGCTGCCATGCAGCAGCATCTGGATCAGGGACACGATCGCTTACCGTTGGTGGTGCCGCTACTGTTTTACCACGGCAGATCGCGGCCTTACCCTTATAGTCTACGGTGGTTGGACAGTTTTGCCGATCCTGTACTGGCACAAACGCTGTATGAACAGCCCTTTCCGCTGGTCGATTTAACCGTCATGCCGGACGATGAGATTCGCACGCATCGACGTATGGCGTTACTGGAACTGGTACAGAAGCACATTCGTACCCGTGATATGCTGGAGTTGGCGCGTGAGATTGGGTTACTATTTGAACGCTGGGCGGTGCCGCTGACGCAGCGTCGGGCGCTGTTATTTTATATTGCACAAGTGGGAAACACATCCAAACCCGCAGATTTCATTGACGCACTGGCAGCACCGCTATCAATCGGTCAGGAGGACATTATGACGATTGCAGAACAATTGAAAAAAATGGGATTCGATGAAGGAATCCAGCGCGGTATTCAGCAAGGGTTAGCACAAGGATTGGAGCAGGGTATTGAACAAGGGATGAAAAACAGTGCCAGACAGATTGCCCGTCATTTATTGTTAACAGGAATGGATAAGAACAGCGTGCAGCAGGCAACTCAGCTTGAGACAGAAGAGTTGGAGCAACTGGTCACAGCGATCCAGCATGACACACAGCATTGA
- the cobA gene encoding uroporphyrinogen-III C-methyltransferase, whose amino-acid sequence MMTTQSILAQGQRCQPVLGGEIWLVGAGPGDAELLTLKALRAIQQADVVVYDRLVSAEIMDLVPEQALCIDVGKTRGCHRLSQEKINQLLVELAQAGQRVIRLKGGDPFIFGRGGEEMNYAQQAGIVCHVVPGITAATGCAAAVGLPLTHRACAQSVRFVTGHSRDGEPQLDWPTLADSQQTLVFYMGLSHSSRLCQRLIEHGLSAQTPVAIIERGTQPDQRLLTATLATLPALLARYQPQSPSLLVVGDVVRFCRHPALGVDAIPARLTMEKDEAA is encoded by the coding sequence ATGATGACAACACAATCAATATTGGCGCAGGGGCAGCGGTGTCAGCCCGTACTCGGTGGTGAAATCTGGCTGGTGGGTGCTGGGCCGGGTGATGCGGAACTGCTGACGCTGAAGGCGCTGCGGGCAATCCAGCAGGCGGATGTGGTGGTTTACGATCGACTGGTGTCGGCAGAGATTATGGATCTGGTACCAGAACAGGCGCTGTGCATCGACGTGGGTAAAACGCGGGGCTGTCATCGACTGTCACAGGAAAAAATCAATCAACTGTTAGTCGAGTTGGCACAAGCTGGACAGCGGGTGATCCGTCTCAAGGGCGGCGATCCGTTCATCTTTGGGCGCGGCGGTGAAGAGATGAACTATGCCCAGCAGGCGGGAATTGTCTGCCATGTGGTGCCGGGTATTACCGCCGCGACAGGCTGTGCAGCGGCAGTGGGACTACCGCTAACGCACCGTGCCTGCGCACAGTCGGTGCGTTTCGTCACCGGTCATTCGCGCGACGGCGAACCACAACTGGATTGGCCGACGTTGGCAGACAGCCAGCAAACGTTGGTGTTTTATATGGGGTTGAGCCATAGCAGTCGGCTGTGCCAGCGCTTGATTGAACACGGGCTGTCAGCACAGACACCAGTTGCGATTATTGAACGCGGTACCCAGCCCGATCAGCGGTTGTTGACCGCTACGCTAGCGACTCTACCAGCATTACTGGCGCGCTATCAGCCACAGTCGCCCAGTCTGCTGGTGGTTGGTGATGTCGTCCGCTTCTGTCGCCATCCAGCGCTGGGTGTTGACGCGATTCCCGCACGGCTGACGATGGAAAAAGATGAAGCCGCCTGA
- a CDS encoding nitrate reductase, whose protein sequence is MNARVCRTTCPYCGVGCGVLAELDGQGAVKISGDPVHPANFGRLCVKGSALGETLDLKGRLLWPLVEGRRVSWEQALDTVAERLLATMQQHGPQSVAFYGSGQLLTEDYYVANKLMKGFIGVANMDTNSRLCMASAVIGYKRGLGADAVPCNYEDIEQADVVVLVGSNTAWAHPVVYQRLVQAKRQRPQMQVVVIDPRRTATCDIADLHLPLQPGSDAGLFNGLLHWIAQDSRIDLVALAERFSGVEEALQSAQAWSVAQVANFCQLDEADIACFYHLFSTSEKVVTLYSQGVNQSSSGSDKCNAIINAHLLSGKIGLPGSGPFSITGQPNAMGGREVGGLANQLASHMGFTPQDIERVGRFWQSDNVATQPGLNAVDLFRAVERGDIKAVWIMGTNPVVSMPDADRVKQALERCPLVIVSEVMRHTDTAETADILLPALGWGEKDGTVTNSERRLSRQRAFLPAPGEAKADWWMLSQVAQRMGFADAFAYQHPAEIFREHAALSGFENNGSRAFDISGLATLSNQRWQQLEPIQWPVNTAFPHGRVRLGDDGRFWHVDGKACLVAVAPVLPQSPWNAAYPLVLNTGRIRDQWHTMTRTGKATRLMRHISEPYCELHPQDAQTHAIQAGDLVRLSSVHGWMLARARLDSGQARGSVFVPMHWNQQFSAQARADSLVAPITDPYSGQPESKHSRVRIQPWHTAWQATLFFADEPASASLTPPAEHDVLPPPATYWSKVPHEGVTQYLFADYAPVNDWQAWLTEHYGLEDMQCQIAQGNGVFHLIGWREGHVVLACYVSTQVLCIDSDAVRQAFITPPKLPHERQALLAGQAPQGQVKQGATICSCYSVGEAIIVGAIRKGCHSVAELGGTLKCGTNCGSCIPELKALLSLHVPITANELKKAG, encoded by the coding sequence ATGAATGCGCGCGTCTGTCGGACAACCTGCCCGTATTGTGGCGTCGGCTGTGGTGTGCTGGCAGAACTCGATGGGCAAGGTGCGGTAAAGATCAGTGGTGATCCGGTACATCCGGCCAATTTTGGGCGTTTGTGCGTCAAAGGTTCCGCGCTGGGAGAGACGCTGGATTTGAAAGGCAGATTGCTGTGGCCGCTGGTGGAAGGTCGTCGCGTTAGCTGGGAGCAGGCGCTCGATACGGTAGCCGAACGACTGCTGGCGACCATGCAGCAGCACGGCCCGCAGTCGGTGGCGTTTTACGGTTCAGGTCAGTTGTTGACGGAGGATTATTACGTTGCCAACAAGCTGATGAAGGGCTTTATTGGCGTCGCTAATATGGACACCAACTCACGCCTGTGTATGGCGTCGGCGGTGATTGGCTACAAGCGCGGATTGGGGGCGGATGCCGTTCCCTGTAACTATGAAGATATCGAACAGGCAGATGTCGTGGTGTTGGTGGGCTCGAATACCGCCTGGGCGCATCCGGTGGTGTATCAGCGGTTGGTACAGGCGAAACGGCAGCGGCCGCAGATGCAGGTGGTGGTGATCGATCCGCGACGCACCGCAACCTGCGATATCGCCGATTTGCATTTACCGCTCCAGCCTGGCAGCGATGCCGGGCTGTTTAACGGCCTGCTGCATTGGATTGCACAGGACTCGCGTATCGATCTCGTCGCATTGGCTGAGCGCTTTTCTGGCGTGGAGGAAGCACTACAGTCAGCGCAGGCATGGTCGGTGGCGCAGGTGGCGAATTTCTGTCAATTGGATGAAGCCGATATCGCGTGTTTCTACCACTTGTTCAGCACCAGCGAGAAGGTGGTCACGCTCTACTCGCAGGGTGTTAATCAGTCGTCTTCCGGCAGCGATAAATGTAATGCGATTATCAATGCTCATCTGCTGAGCGGGAAAATTGGTTTACCCGGCAGTGGTCCCTTTTCGATAACCGGACAGCCAAATGCCATGGGCGGTCGGGAAGTCGGCGGACTGGCTAATCAGCTTGCCAGTCATATGGGATTTACGCCGCAGGATATCGAGCGCGTGGGGCGCTTTTGGCAGAGCGATAACGTAGCGACACAGCCCGGCTTGAATGCGGTGGACCTGTTCCGCGCGGTTGAACGTGGCGACATTAAAGCCGTGTGGATTATGGGCACCAATCCGGTGGTATCGATGCCGGATGCCGATCGCGTGAAACAGGCGCTGGAGCGCTGCCCGCTGGTGATCGTCTCCGAGGTAATGCGCCATACCGATACCGCAGAAACCGCCGATATCTTGCTCCCTGCGTTAGGCTGGGGGGAAAAAGACGGTACGGTGACCAATTCCGAACGCCGGTTGTCTCGTCAACGTGCCTTTCTGCCTGCGCCGGGGGAGGCCAAAGCCGACTGGTGGATGTTAAGTCAGGTTGCACAGCGCATGGGATTTGCCGACGCGTTCGCTTATCAGCATCCCGCAGAGATTTTCCGCGAACATGCGGCGCTGTCGGGATTTGAGAATAACGGTAGTCGTGCATTTGATATCAGCGGGCTGGCAACGCTCAGCAATCAGCGGTGGCAGCAGTTGGAACCGATACAGTGGCCGGTGAATACGGCATTTCCGCACGGGCGTGTGCGACTGGGTGACGATGGTCGATTCTGGCATGTGGATGGCAAGGCATGTCTGGTGGCGGTAGCACCTGTGCTACCGCAAAGTCCGTGGAACGCGGCGTATCCGCTGGTGCTGAACACCGGACGCATTCGCGATCAGTGGCACACCATGACGCGTACCGGTAAAGCCACCCGTCTGATGCGTCATATCAGCGAACCTTACTGCGAGCTGCACCCACAGGATGCACAGACTCATGCTATTCAGGCCGGTGATTTGGTACGTTTGTCATCGGTTCATGGCTGGATGTTGGCGCGGGCACGCCTCGACTCCGGGCAGGCGCGCGGTAGCGTGTTCGTGCCGATGCACTGGAATCAACAGTTCAGCGCTCAGGCGCGGGCCGACAGTTTAGTTGCCCCGATTACCGATCCTTATTCCGGCCAGCCGGAAAGCAAGCACAGTCGGGTGCGTATCCAACCCTGGCATACCGCCTGGCAGGCCACGCTATTTTTTGCCGACGAACCGGCTTCAGCGTCGTTAACACCACCCGCAGAGCATGATGTTTTGCCGCCGCCTGCGACGTATTGGAGCAAAGTGCCTCATGAGGGCGTGACGCAGTATCTGTTTGCCGACTACGCACCGGTAAACGACTGGCAGGCATGGCTGACTGAGCATTATGGATTGGAAGATATGCAATGTCAGATTGCGCAGGGCAACGGCGTATTTCATCTGATTGGTTGGCGCGAGGGTCACGTGGTTCTTGCCTGCTACGTCAGTACACAGGTGCTGTGTATCGACAGCGATGCGGTGCGTCAGGCGTTTATCACGCCACCGAAACTACCGCACGAGCGTCAGGCGCTGCTAGCCGGTCAGGCACCGCAAGGGCAAGTGAAGCAAGGTGCAACGATTTGCAGTTGCTATAGCGTTGGCGAAGCGATCATTGTTGGCGCGATTCGTAAAGGGTGCCACAGCGTGGCGGAATTAGGCGGCACGCTGAAATGCGGCACTAACTGTGGTTCCTGTATCCCCGAACTGAAGGCGTTATTGAGTCTGCATGTACCGATAACGGCCAATGAATTGAAAAAAGCAGGTTGA